The following coding sequences lie in one Zingiber officinale cultivar Zhangliang chromosome 2B, Zo_v1.1, whole genome shotgun sequence genomic window:
- the LOC122046469 gene encoding annexin D3-like: protein MTTITVPPSPLSPDEDANKLRKAFQGLGTDEKTVIEILSHRSAGQRLAIAKAYAHLYGESLLERLHSELSGDFRKAVMLWTMDPAERDAKLANKALKRKGDRDLWVIIEVACASSPDHLVAVRKAYCSLYSSSMEEEVAQSFSTVHPLSKLLVRLLTSYRYSGDHVDSELAKYEAAQLSDAVKSNQIGRDDVIRILSSRNKSQLKETFKYYNENYGKHIVEDIEVIDKSQFTTLLKTAIWCLASPENHFAEVVRTSVVGLGTDEDSLTRAIVTRAEIDLEKIKEEYKIRYKTTLRADVIGDTSGDYKRFLLALVGSEGP from the exons ATGACCACCATCACTGTTCCTCCTTCTCCGCTTTCGCCTGATGAGGACGCCAACAAGCTAAGAAAAGCCTTCCAAG GGTTGGGAACGGACGAGAAGACGGTTATTGAGATCTTGAGTCATCGCAGCGCCGGACAGCGATTGGCGATCGCCAAGGCTTATGCTCACCTTTACGGCGAATCACTGCTCGAGCGCCTCCACTCCGAGCTCTCCGGCGACTTCAGG AAAGCAGTGATGCTATGGACAATGGACCCTGCAGAAAGGGATGCCAAATTGGCTAATAAGGCACTGAAAAGAAAAGGGGACAGGGATCTTTGGGTGATCATAGAGGTTGCATGTGCTTCATCACCTGATCACCTGGTTGCTGTGAGGAAGGCATATTGCTCTCTTTATTCTTCCTCGATGGAAGAAGAAGTTGCTCAAAGCTTCTCCACAGTACACCCTCTCAGCAAG TTGTTAGTTCGTCTCCTTACATCATATAGGTATTCTGGTGATCATGTCGATAGTGAGTTGGCCAAGTACGAAGCAGCTCAGCTGTCTGATGCAGTCAAAAGTAATCAAATTGGCCGTGATGATGTTATTCGCATACTTAGCTCAAGGAATAAGTCACAGCTTAAGGAAACATTCAAGTACTACAATGAAAATTATGGGAAACACATTGTTGAG GACATTGAGGTCATTGATAAAAGTCAATTCACAACACTGCTGAAAACTGCTATCTGGTGTCTTGCATCGCCAGAGAACCACTTCGCTGAG GTTGTTAGGACATCGGTTGTCGGGCTTGGAACTGATGAAGATTCTCTTACAAGAGCTATTGTTACACGAGCAGAAATCGATTTGGAGAAGATCAAAGAGGAGTATAAGATCCGATATAAAACCACTCTAAGAGCTGATGTAATTGGTGACACCTCTGGGGATTACAAGAGGTTCCTGCTTGCCTTGGTTGGTTCTGAAGGcccatga